A single genomic interval of Danio aesculapii chromosome 5, fDanAes4.1, whole genome shotgun sequence harbors:
- the prpf4 gene encoding U4/U6 small nuclear ribonucleoprotein Prp4 produces the protein MSDEDEAPVVKRSRIFYGSLEEKEKERLSREGTFSTAKDAVKAGIEAGHINISSGESMEMEERVSERQAEVLAEFERRKRARQITVSTDDVEVKACLRALGEPITLFGEGPAERRERLRNVLSVLGPDALKKSKKEDEKAKRTHEEYQQTWYHEGPTSLKEARLWLAKYSLPRAVKRLDAARAHKEIPESTRTIKQQELHKNLRNVNNFCSQIGDDRPISYCQFSPNSKLLVTASWSGLCKLWKVPDCTLIRTLRGHNTNVGAISFHPQATLTLEESDVNMASCAADGSVKLWSLDSDEPIADIEGHSMRVARVTWHPSGRFLGTTCYDHSWRLWDLEVQEEILHQEGHSKGVHDLHFHPDGSLAGTGGLDSFARVWDLRTGRCVMFLEGHIKEIYSINFSPNGFHVATGSGDNACKVWDLRQRRCIYTIPAHQNLVSSVKFQPNDGHYLLTGAYDNTAKIWTHPGWSPLKTLAGHEGKVMGVDLSPDGQLIATCSYDRTFKLWMSE, from the exons ATGTCAGATGAAGATGAAGCTCCGGTTGTGAAAAGGTCCAGGATCTTCTATGGAAGCCTTGAGGAAAAGGAGAAGGAGCGTCTCAGCCGTGAAGGGACATTCAGCACTGCCAAAGATGCCGTTAAAGCAGGCATTGAGGCTGGACATATTAATATCTCCAGTG GTGAGTCCATGGAGATGGAGGAGCGTGTGAGCGAGAGACAGGCTGAAGTGCTGGCAGAGTTTGAGCGCAGGAAGAGAGCCAGACAGATCACCGTCTCCACTGATGATGTAGAGGTCAAGGCCTGCCTCCGAGCTCTTGGAGAACCAATCACATTGTTCGGGGAGGGGCCTGCAGAGAGACGAGAGAG ATTAAGGAATGTCCTTTCAGTACTTGGTCCTGATGCCTTGAAGAAATCTAAGAAAGAGGATGAAAAAGCAAAACGCACACATGAAGAG TATCAGCAAACATGGTACCATGAAGGACCTACGTCTCTGAAGGAAGCACGTTTGTGGTTGGCCAAGTATTCACTGCCTAG AGCTGTGAAACGGTTAGACGCCGCAAGAGCCCACAAAGAGATTCCAGAGTCTACAAGAACAATTAAACAGCAAGAGCTTCACAAGAACTTACGG AATGTGAATAACTTCTGCAGCCAAATTGGAGACGACCGCCCCATATCTTACTGCCAGTTTAGCCCCAATTCAAAGCTGCTTGTGACAGCGTCATG GAGTGGCTTGTGTAAATTGTGGAAGGTCCCCGATTGTACTCTTATACGCACATTAAGAg GTCACAATACCAACGTGGGAGCGATTAGCTTTCACCCACAAGCCACATTAACACTTGAGGAGTCGGATGTCAATATGGCCTCCTGTGCTGCGGATGGATCTGTTAAGCTGTGGAGTTTAGACAG TGATGAACCTATAGCAGACATTGAGGGACACTCTATGAGGGTGGCTCGGGTGACCTGGCATCCCTCTGGCCGGTTTCTGGGCACAACTTG CTATGATCACTCATGGCGACTTTGGGATCTTGAGGTCCAAGAAGAAATTCTTCATCAGGAGGGTCACAGTAAAGGCGTCCATGATCTGCACTTCCACCCAGATGGCTCTTTGGCAGGAACTGG TGGTTTGGATTCATTTGCTCGTGTCTGGGACCTGCGCACCGGTCGCTGTGTcatgttcctggagggccacatcAAAGAGATTTACAGCATCAATTTTTCACCAAACGG CTTTCATGTGGCAACGGGAAGTGGAGATAATGCCTGTAAAGTGTGGGACCTTCGCCAGAGACGGTGCATATACACAATCCCAGCCCATCAGAACCTTGTGTCCTCTGTCAAGTTCCAAC CTAATGATGGGCATTATTTGCTGACTGGTGCGTATGACAACACGGCTAAAATCTGGACTCATCCTGGCTGGTCCCCGCTGAAGACCCTGGCGGGACATGAGGGGAAGGTGATGGGGGTTGACCTTTCACCTGACGGACAGCTCATCGCAACCTGTTCTTATGACCGAACCTTCAAACTCTGGATGTCAGAATGA
- the rnf224 gene encoding RING finger protein 224, whose amino-acid sequence MDGTVSGTTEPQENQSVKDEDRISVKDGPVSDAPVEGDVDADAGAHNSRDSRKLDCIVCYSAYNLGERLPRKLYCGHTFCQACLKRLDTLINEQMWIPCPQCRQNTPVPRGGATALDLDLAAFLGVKAEVENQRACSQKTQLETKSSFKKQPITDQPPSAWANVALTEHRFPRSPCCKHCLLCCWWC is encoded by the exons ATGGATGGGACTGTGAGTGGAACAACAGAACCTCAGGAGAACCAGAGTGTAAAGGACGAGGACAG GATTTCAGTTAAGGATGGACCCGTGTCTGACGCTCCAGTGGAAGGGGACGTGGATGCAGATGCTGGGGCGCACAACTCCCGGGACAGCCGTAAACTGGACTGCATCGTCTGCTACAGTGCATATAATCTGGGAGAACGACTACCGCGGAAGCTCTACTGCGGACACACGTTCTGTCAAGCCTGTTTGAAGCGCCTCGACACACTCATCAATGAGCAG ATGTGGATCCCGTGTCCGCAGTGCAGACAGAACACTCCTGTACCTCGCGGAGGAGCTACCGCACTAGATCTAGACCTGGCTGCGTTTCTGGGTGTTAAAGCTGAAGTGGAAAACCAGCGAGCCTGCAGCCAGAAAACACAGCTGGAGACCAAGAGCTCCTTCAAAAAGCAGCCAATCACAGATCAGCCTCCTTCAGCCTGGGCCAACGTGGCTCTGACGGAGCATCGCTTCCCCAGGAGCCCCTGCTGCAAACACTGCCTGCTCTGCTGCTGGTGGTGCTGA
- the cdc26 gene encoding anaphase-promoting complex subunit CDC26, with protein MLRRKPTRLELKLDDTEEFESVKKELESRKKQRDEVDVVGVATSSEMSGAAGGAADGKTREQMIHERIGYKPHPKPNTLPSLFGNLQF; from the exons ATgctgcggaggaaacccacgcgccTCGAGCTCAAGCTGGACGACACGGAGGAGTTTGAAAGCGTCAAGAAAGAGCTGGAG AGTCGGAAGAAACAGAGGGATGAGGTGGATGTCGTCGGTGTCGCCACATCCAGTGAGATGAGCGGAGCAGCGGGTGGCGCTGCTGACGGGAAAACCAGAGAGCAGATGATTCACGAGAGAATCGGATACAAACCCCACCCCAAGCCGAACACGTTACCATCGCTCTTCGGAAATCTTCAGTTTTGA
- the slc31a1 gene encoding high affinity copper uptake protein 1 → MDMSHSHHHVEDTTMPSSISDDHGGHLTTTGNGHGDHMMMMQMTFYFGYKNVELLFAGLVINTPGEMAGACIGVFLLAVLYEGLKIGREVLLRRNQVNVRYNSMPVPGSDGTVLMETHKTVGQRMLSMAHFLQTLLHIIQVVVSYFLMLVFMTYNGYLCIAVAAGAGLGYFLFSWKKAVVVDITEHCH, encoded by the exons ATGGATATGTCACATTCACATCACCATGTCGAGGACACAACCATGCCGTCTTCTATCTCAGACGATCATGGGGGTCATTTAACGACCACTGGCAATGGCCACGGAGATcacatgatgatgatg CAAATGACCTTCTACTTCGGCTACAAAAATGTGGAGCTGCTTTTTGCTGGGCTGGTCATCAACACACCAGGAG AGATGGCCGGCGCATGCATTGGCGTGTTCTTGTTGGCTGTGTTGTACGAGGGTCTGAAGATTGGTCGGGAGGTCCTGTTGAGAAGGAATCAAGTGAACGTGCGCTACAACTCCATGCCCGTCCCAGGATCTGATGGCACCGTACTCATGGAGACACACAAAACAGTCGG CCAGCGAATGCTTAGTATGGCCCACTTCTTACAGACGCTTcttcacatcatccaagtggtgGTCAGTTACTTCCTCATGCTGGTGTTCATGACGTACAACGGTTACCTTTGCATCGCGGTGGCGGCTGGAGCAGGCCTTGGCTACTTTCTGTTCAGCTGGAAGAAGGCAGTAGTGGTGGATATTACAGAACACTGTCATTAA